In the genome of Paenibacillus sp. FSL R5-0766, one region contains:
- a CDS encoding flagellar hook-basal body protein yields MNNSMISAKVSMTAIQQRLDVISDNIANVNTAGYKSKQAAFEDVLTRVQQQPDKYKLDGRSTPMGYNLGFGARLADVTKDMSQGPLNETGLPTDLAIEGNAMFAVEANGEKMWTRQGAFHFVPDTRPKPTPNSPDLMVMVNGEGHFALDRQGNRITAPNNSKVAFDENGNLLIRRGNEANATIGAQLQVVDIERPEGLVQYADNLFGLDAGLTEDDVFGANAATRQAAALIRPGFLEQSNVDLTQEMSLLIQGQRTYQLAAKALTSSDSMLGLANNMRA; encoded by the coding sequence ATGAATAATTCCATGATTAGTGCCAAGGTGTCCATGACTGCCATTCAGCAGCGTCTGGATGTCATTTCCGATAATATTGCCAACGTGAATACGGCAGGCTATAAGAGCAAGCAAGCGGCCTTCGAGGATGTGCTGACCCGAGTGCAACAACAACCGGACAAGTACAAACTGGATGGACGTTCCACACCGATGGGATATAACCTCGGTTTTGGTGCTCGTTTGGCAGATGTAACGAAGGATATGTCTCAAGGCCCATTGAACGAGACTGGCCTTCCGACCGATCTGGCCATTGAGGGAAATGCGATGTTTGCAGTTGAAGCGAATGGGGAGAAAATGTGGACACGGCAGGGTGCATTTCATTTTGTACCCGATACAAGACCTAAGCCTACTCCGAATTCACCTGATCTGATGGTGATGGTTAATGGCGAAGGCCACTTTGCCCTGGATCGTCAAGGCAATCGTATTACGGCACCGAATAATAGCAAAGTTGCTTTTGATGAAAATGGCAACCTGTTAATCCGACGCGGTAATGAGGCAAACGCAACCATTGGAGCACAGCTGCAAGTGGTAGACATTGAACGCCCTGAGGGGCTGGTACAGTATGCGGATAACCTGTTTGGTCTGGATGCGGGATTGACCGAAGATGATGTATTTGGCGCTAATGCAGCTACACGTCAGGCAGCTGCCTTGATCCGTCCAGGATTTCTGGAGCAGTCCAATGTGGATCTGACACAGGAGATGTCTTTGCTTATACAAGGACAGCGGACATATCAGCTGGCGGCAAAGGCGCTAACTTCAAGTGATTCCATGTTGGGTCTTGCCAACAATATGAGAGCGTAA
- a CDS encoding flagellar hook-basal body protein, whose protein sequence is MLRGLYTATAGMITQQRRHDTATQNIVNMNTTGYKQVNSVSRSFPEMLITLVGGDANLPTKRLGKLNTGVFAEESLSMNLQGTIMETGQKNDFSISSNMTVNDPQTGQPVPFDASGKFVRADGTVTYQPQAYFTVQDAEGNTGYTRDGHFEITGTGQLLSSTGSQVLDNNGQPVVLTGSVEQFKVDEQGRLVDAATGAPTGVTLGISVIDQPNQLVRQGNGNFSLSDANGATSRMMAAGDNVQIRQGYLEGSNVDASQATVDMNAAFRAYEANQKVVQFYDRSLDKAVNEVGRV, encoded by the coding sequence ATGTTAAGAGGTCTGTACACCGCTACTGCGGGAATGATTACGCAACAACGCCGCCATGACACAGCAACACAGAATATCGTAAATATGAACACCACGGGATATAAACAGGTGAACAGCGTAAGCCGTTCCTTCCCGGAAATGCTCATTACTTTGGTAGGCGGAGATGCAAATCTTCCAACAAAGCGGCTGGGCAAGCTGAACACGGGGGTGTTCGCGGAAGAGAGTTTGTCCATGAATTTGCAGGGGACCATTATGGAGACTGGGCAGAAAAATGATTTTTCCATTTCATCCAATATGACTGTCAATGATCCGCAGACTGGACAACCTGTCCCGTTTGACGCATCAGGCAAATTTGTACGGGCCGACGGCACGGTGACTTACCAGCCTCAGGCGTATTTTACAGTTCAGGATGCAGAAGGTAACACCGGATATACACGCGATGGTCACTTCGAGATCACTGGAACGGGACAATTGCTGAGTTCAACAGGTTCACAAGTGTTGGATAATAATGGACAACCCGTAGTGTTGACAGGTTCCGTAGAGCAATTTAAAGTGGATGAGCAAGGTCGTCTCGTTGATGCAGCAACGGGTGCACCAACAGGGGTTACTCTTGGCATTAGTGTCATTGACCAGCCGAATCAACTGGTTCGTCAAGGTAATGGCAATTTCAGTCTCAGCGATGCAAACGGGGCAACGTCCCGGATGATGGCTGCTGGTGATAATGTGCAGATCCGTCAGGGATACCTGGAAGGCTCGAATGTTGATGCTTCACAGGCAACGGTTGATATGAACGCCGCATTCCGTGCGTATGAAGCAAACCAGAAGGTCGTACAATTCTACGACCGCAGTCTGGATAAAGCCGTCAATGAAGTCGGGCGTGTATAA
- a CDS encoding DNA-directed RNA polymerase subunit beta — MTETQQQNSKPEKKEVKKKKSGWRIARWFLVPVLLVLALAGGMVAGYVVLGKQDIGSVWQWSTWEHVYNLVFAP; from the coding sequence ATGACAGAAACACAGCAGCAGAACAGTAAGCCGGAGAAGAAGGAAGTCAAGAAGAAGAAGAGTGGATGGCGCATCGCAAGATGGTTCCTGGTTCCGGTCCTGCTTGTTCTTGCCCTCGCTGGCGGAATGGTAGCTGGATATGTGGTACTGGGCAAACAGGATATCGGTTCCGTATGGCAATGGAGTACATGGGAACATGTATATAATCTGGTGTTCGCTCCATAA
- the fabZ gene encoding 3-hydroxyacyl-ACP dehydratase FabZ, whose product MLDIKQIQEIIPHRPPFLLVDKILEIEDGKRAVGLKNVTINEPFFIGHFPEYPVMPGVLITEALAQVGAVAILNLEGNKGKIGFLAGLDNFRFRGQVVPGDTLILEVEITRLKGSIGKGKATARVNDKVVAEGEIMFALSDPS is encoded by the coding sequence GTGCTCGATATCAAACAGATTCAAGAAATCATCCCGCACCGCCCCCCGTTTCTGCTGGTGGACAAGATTCTAGAGATTGAGGATGGCAAACGTGCCGTTGGTTTGAAAAACGTAACCATTAACGAACCTTTCTTCATTGGTCATTTCCCAGAGTATCCGGTAATGCCGGGTGTACTGATTACAGAAGCACTAGCTCAAGTTGGTGCGGTAGCCATTCTGAATTTGGAAGGCAACAAAGGAAAAATCGGCTTTTTGGCGGGATTGGACAACTTCCGATTCCGTGGACAAGTTGTGCCCGGAGATACGTTGATTCTGGAAGTGGAGATTACACGTCTGAAGGGTTCTATTGGTAAAGGTAAAGCAACTGCCCGAGTGAATGACAAAGTGGTCGCTGAAGGCGAGATTATGTTTGCACTGTCTGACCCAAGCTGA
- a CDS encoding rod shape-determining protein, translated as MFSKDIGIDLGTANVLIHVKGSGVVLDEPSVVTIERDTKRVLAVGEEARRMVGRTPGNIVAIRPLRDGVIADFEITEAMLRHFINRVGARSWYSHPRILICAPTNITSVEQKAIREAAERSGAKEVFLEEEPKAAAIGAGMDIFQPSGNMVVDIGGGTTDVAVLSMGDVVTASSIKVAGDKFDEAIIKFIKAKYKLMIGERTAEDLKIAIGSVHPDGGQTEMDIRGRDMVSGLPVTVTVSGKEVQEALWDSVQSIIVAAKSVLERTPPELSADIIDRGVVLTGGGALLNGLDELLSNELHVPVWVAEDPMHCVVKGTGIMLNNLDQVVKKKF; from the coding sequence AGGAAGTGGGGTTGTCCTCGATGAACCTTCCGTCGTGACCATTGAAAGAGATACGAAGCGTGTCCTTGCTGTTGGGGAAGAAGCGCGTCGTATGGTGGGGCGTACTCCAGGTAACATTGTTGCCATTAGACCGCTGCGTGACGGCGTTATTGCGGACTTCGAGATTACAGAAGCGATGCTCAGACATTTCATTAATCGTGTGGGTGCAAGAAGCTGGTACAGCCACCCTCGGATTTTGATCTGTGCACCAACGAACATCACTTCCGTGGAGCAGAAGGCCATCCGTGAGGCGGCAGAACGCAGCGGTGCCAAAGAAGTGTTTCTGGAAGAAGAGCCGAAAGCGGCAGCGATCGGTGCGGGAATGGATATTTTTCAGCCGAGCGGCAATATGGTCGTGGATATCGGCGGCGGTACGACTGACGTTGCAGTCCTTTCTATGGGCGACGTGGTCACCGCCTCTTCTATTAAAGTTGCAGGGGACAAGTTCGACGAAGCCATTATCAAGTTTATCAAAGCCAAGTACAAGCTCATGATTGGAGAACGGACCGCTGAAGATCTTAAAATTGCGATTGGTTCCGTGCACCCGGATGGAGGGCAAACGGAGATGGATATTCGCGGGCGCGATATGGTATCCGGTCTGCCAGTTACCGTAACGGTATCGGGAAAAGAAGTACAGGAAGCACTGTGGGATTCCGTACAATCCATCATCGTGGCAGCCAAATCGGTATTGGAACGTACACCGCCTGAATTGTCAGCGGACATTATCGATCGTGGTGTTGTATTGACTGGCGGAGGTGCATTGCTGAACGGACTGGACGAGCTTTTGTCCAATGAATTGCATGTACCGGTATGGGTTGCGGAAGATCCAATGCACTGTGTCGTGAAGGGGACAGGCATAATGCTTAATAATTTGGATCAGGTGGTTAAGAAAAAGTTCTAA